The Pseudoalteromonas carrageenovora IAM 12662 DNA window TGAAAGCTGTAATAAGCCAACATGCCTGCATCGCTTTGCTTTTTCTGTACTTTAGCGCGGTCGCTTTGATCTGCTGCTTTTAAGCGCTCTATTGTTTGCTGCTGTGCGCTTACTTCGCTTAACCCGCTGTAAATAGCAAAACCCGATAAAACAACGCTACACAGTAGTAATACAACTACGTATTTTTGGCGCAATAAAAAGCCCCATTCACGCATAAGTTGTGTAATTAAATAGCTCATAACAAACGTTTTCCTACCAATTTAATACCGCCCACAAGTACTACAATCCACAGAAATAACTGTAAAAACGCAGGTACACTTCTTTGTGCTCGAACATCTGCACTGTCTACATTAAAATTAAAGTCTTGTAGTATTTGCCAGTTTTGGGCGCTTACACGTGCTTTTTTAGTGGCTGAGGCATCAGCATTGCGGTTCATATCATCTATGTAATCAAGCTCTTCAATATGAATTTTGTTAAGCCCTTGCACAAAATCAAAACGCAGCTGTTCGCTTTCACGTAAAAAACGATGATGGGTTTCTATGCTGGTGCCCACTACAATCATAGAGAGCGAGCGAATAGCCACCATAGGGGATACCCAACCAAAATAACGCGATACCTGCGTTTGCTTAAGTTCATTTTGCATACGTTGCTCAGCAAATTGGTTTAGTACTTTGGCTTGTTTAGCCTCTGATTCACTGGCTACTAAACCTCTAAAGTTTACCGGCAGCTCATCAATGCTATTTACGTTGTACTTTTTAAGGAGTGATTGTTTAAATTGCTTAAATGCAGGGTCGTTCGTGTTATGGCCATCGCCTAGTTTTCTAAGCTCGGCTTTAACAGCAAAATCGGTTTCTATTTTACCGGCAGATGGCACAGCCGTTGAGGCCGTAGTACTTGCTACGCGCGGCATAACAATACACAGTAAAATCCATACAAACGCAAGCGCCGTAAAACTACCACTGTTTTTACTAAACACGCTCGATGCGAGTAAAATCAGTAATACCCACACAGTTAAATAT harbors:
- a CDS encoding ABC transporter permease, which produces MSINNFSKMVIVAKDEWRYWLRSKLAMTVLAIGLLLTLSSVVVTAITMLELSHDRHELQSNAEQSFVDQPDRHPHRMVHYGHYAFRTPSPLSTLDPGIDAYTGNSIFLEGHRQNSAMFADQRQGTALTKLGSLTPAFIVQTLAPLLLILIGYSSISRERESQTLSYLLAQGTSGITLIAGKGLALLSVVGLVIAPLAVSALFTVSAGESLLAVASFVVGYALYLTVWVLLILLASSVFSKNSGSFTALAFVWILLCIVMPRVASTTASTAVPSAGKIETDFAVKAELRKLGDGHNTNDPAFKQFKQSLLKKYNVNSIDELPVNFRGLVASESEAKQAKVLNQFAEQRMQNELKQTQVSRYFGWVSPMVAIRSLSMIVVGTSIETHHRFLRESEQLRFDFVQGLNKIHIEELDYIDDMNRNADASATKKARVSAQNWQILQDFNFNVDSADVRAQRSVPAFLQLFLWIVVLVGGIKLVGKRLL